The genome window CGGGGTGGGTCTGAAGACGGTCTCCCGGGTGGTGAACGGCGAACCGGGCGTCACCCCGGACACCGAGCGCCGCGTCCAGGAGGCGATCGAGGCACTCGGCTTCCGGCGCAACGACAGCGCCCGCGTGCTGCGCAAGGGCAGTACGGCCACCATCGGCCTGGTCCTGGAGGACCTCGCCGACCCGTTCTACGGCCCCCTCAGCCGGGCGGTGGAGGAGGTGTCCCGCGCCCATGGCTCACTGCTGATCAACGGGTCCAGCGCGGAGGACCCGGACCGCGAGCAGGAGTTGGCGCTCGCCCTGTGCGCCCGCCGCGTGGACGGGCTGGTGATCATTCCGGCCGGTGACGACCACCGGTATCTGGAGCCCGAGATCAGGGCGGGTGTCGCCACGGTGTTCGTGGACCGCCCGGCCGGGCGGATCGACGCCGACGCCGTGCTGTCGGACAGCTTCGGCGGGGCCCGTGACGGCGTCGCGCACCTCATCGCCCACGGCCACCGCAGGATCGGCTTCATCGGCGACATGCCCCGTATCCACACCGCCGCCGAGCGGCTGCGCGGCTACCGGGCGGCCATGGAGGACGCGGGCACGGACGTCGAGGACGCGTGGATGTCCCTGGGCGTCACCGATCCCGAGCGGGTCCGCAGGGCGGCCGAGGACATGCTGTCCGGCCCGGCCCCCGTCACGGCGATCTTCGCGGGCAACAACCGGGTGACGGTCACGGTCGTCCGTGTCCTCGCCGAGCACCCCCGGCCGGTCGCCCTGGTCGGCTTCGACGACTTCGAGCTGGCCGATCTGCTCCGCCCCGGCATCACGGTCGTCGCCCAGGACCCCGCGAAGCTGGGCCGCACCGCCGCCGAACGCCTCTTCCAGCAGCTGGACGGCTCCCTCGTCACCCCCGAGCGCATCGAACTGCCGACCCGGCTGATCGCCCGCGGCTCGGGCGAACTCCCGCCCGCGGACTGACCCTTGGACGCCCCCGACCCCCGTACGCTCGAAGCGCTGGGCCTCGCCGTGGCGCCGCGCGAGGACCCGCTGAGCTATCCGGGCGCCTGGCCCGCCGAGTCGGCGCTGCTGGACGGCAACCGGCTGCTGCCGTTGGACAGGCTCGTCTTCGAGGACCGCGTGCCGGTCCTCTCGGTCGGCTCCAACGCCTGCCCCGCGCAGCTCGTCCACAAGATGGCGGAGCACGGCGTCGAGTGCCGGATCCCTCTGGTCAAAGCCAGGGTCACGGACATCGGGATCGGCGTCTCCGCACACGTCAGCCTGCTCGGCTATCTGTCCGCGTCACCGTTCCACTCCCCCGGCTCCACCGCCGAGTTGTTCCTGACCTGGCTCGACGAGGCGCAGCTCGCCGTGGTCGACGCCAGCGAGGGCGTCGACTCACCGACCGGCAACTTCCAGCGGGCCGCGCTGCCCGGCACCGACTTCCCGGTCGAGCTGGAGTCGGGCGAACTCCTCGACCACGCCTGGATCTACGTCAACCGGTGGGGCGTCCTGCGCGACGGCGGCCCCGGCCCACGCCCCCACCCGGGCCGGCAGCGCCCGCTGATCACCGAACTCCTCACCGCGTCCCCCGAGTTGCGCACCCTGTTCGGCACCACCCCCGACGAGTTCGCCGCCCGCGCCCGCGGCAACCGCGAACTGTGCCTCCGGGGCAGGGAGTTGTTCGCCGAACACAAGTGGACGACGGTGTCGGGCCTGGAACAGTACGTACGGCCGCATCCACGGGCCTAGTACTGCAACCGCATCTGCGGGTTGTGGCCTCGGCGTTTGTAGTGGGAGCGGCGGGCACGGGCCTGGCTGCGTCGTCGGAAGCGTGACCAGTGCAGATGATGGTCGTTGCTGTGGTGGCGGGGCGTGACGATGATGTGGCCGATCAGTCGGCGGATCTCCGGGACGCTGAGGGGTATGAGGTCTTGCTCGTCGTCCGCTCCGCCCCTTTTGCGGCTTCTGCGGCGCGGACGGCGGTCAGGTAGGCGAGGGCGGCCATGGCCAGGGTGATGTGGCGGTACCAGGCCCGGTAGAGCCTCACCTGGTAGTGGTCCAGGCCGCACTCGCCCTTGGCGGTCTGGAAGCACTCCTCCACCGCCCACCTCGCGGCGGCTACCTTGACCAGGTCTTTCAGCCGGGAGGCCACCGATCCGTAGCAGACGTAGTAGGCGATCTCGGTGGGGTCGCTGATGCTGCGGCGGGCCAGAACCCAGTGCCCGAAGCCGTTCTCCCAGTACGGGCGGATGGCGACGCGGGCCCAGTCGTAGATCCGTTCGCCGTGCGCGCCCTGGCCCCCGGAAACCCGCTTCCACGCTTGCCTGGGCAGGGCGGCGACCAACTGGTCCACCCTGGCGTCGCCGCCGTCCGCCGTGGTCACGGTGTCGTTGACCTTGGTGGCCAGTACGTGCGCGATCCTGCGTTCCTCCAGCCATACCCGCAGGTGCTTGACCTGCCCGTATGCCTCGTCAGCGGTGACCCACGCGAACGGGATGCCTGCGTCGACGGCACGTTGCAGCATCCACTTGCAGTGCTCATTCTTGGTCGCGAAGGGGATCTCGTCGTCGATCCCGGCTGCGCGGCAGCGCTCACGGTCATCCGTCCAGGAAACGGGGATGTAGAGCTCACGGTCGATCAATGCCCGCCCCCTGGCGGAGGCGTAGGCCAGGAAGGTCCCGATCTGGCAGTTCTCCGTGCGGCCGGCGGTACCTGTGTACTGCCGCTGGACTCCGGCGGACTTGGTGCCCTTCTTCAGGAAACCGGTGTCGTCGCAGATCAGGACCGCGTTCTTGGCTCCGATGGTCTCCACGACGAAGTCGCGCACATCGTCGCGGACCGCGTTCTCGTCCCAGTCGGAGTGGTTGAGCAGGCGCTGGACGCCGTCCGGGCGGAGCTGCCCGACCTGCTCGGACAGCGTCCACCCGTTCTTCTTCTCCAGCGGCGCGACGAGTCCGTTCAGGTAGTCCAGCGCCCGCTCGCGGGGCTCCGACCTGCCGAAACGGTGGGCGAACCGGGCATGGAGCCCGGCCACCCCCTCGGACCACGACTCGACCTGCTCAACCGTCAGCGCATCAGCACACAGTCATACCAACGAGACCGCCGACCATCCGTCACGCCAGATGCGGTTGCAGTACTAGCCATTGGCGCGGAGCGGTGTGCAGGGGGTTGCACCTTCCGTAACGGCATGTGGTCCGGTGGACCTACGTCCCGATCCCTTCAGAACAGGTCCTTGCTCATGCATTCGTCCTTCCTGGCACCCCGCCAGGTCAAGATCGGTGACGCGGCGGCCTTCGCCGGCACCACGCCACGGGCGATTGGCCACTACCACGAGATCGGCCTGCTCCCCGAGCCTGAGCGGGGCGGCGACGACCGCCGCCGCTACGGGTACGAGGACCTGATCCGCCTGCTGTGGATTCGCAGAATGGCCGACGCCGGGATCGCCCTGGACGACATCCGTGACGCCTTCACCACCGGCACGGCCTCCGCCGGTGCGGACAGCGGGGACGGTATCGCGGGCACCCTGGAGCGGTTGGAGGAGACCCTCGCCGAGCAGGAGGCGGAATTGCGGCGGCAGCGGACCGCCGTACGGCGGATGCGCACCGAGGGCAGCCGCATGGGCCTGCTCTCCGGCTTCGTCACCGAACGCCTCAAGAGCCTGCCCGAGGGCTCCCTGCGCCAGGCGGACCTGGACAGTCTGCTGGTCACCGAGCGGATCTTCGGCGCGCTCGGCGCGGCCGTCCAGGCCACCCGCTTCGTCGCCCTGGCCACGCATCCCACTCTGCGGGAGGATTCCGACCGCATCGACGACGCCGAGGAGGCACTCGACGACAGCGTCGCCGTCGATGATCCACGGGTGGTCCAAGTGGCTGTCGAGCGGCACGCCTTCGAAAGCGCCCTACAGACAGTCATCGAGGAGTCCGGCCTCGGGAAGGACGACGACGCCCTCTTCGACGCCTGGGAAACTCTGCGCCCTGCCACCGCCGATGACGAGGACGGCGAGGACGAGGACGGGGCCGACCTCAGCGCCGACAGGCGGGAGGCCGGCTCCATGAGCGCGTTCGAAGCCACCGGGAAGATGCCGTACGACTTCTCCCCGGCCCGTCTGCGCTGCATGGAACTGGCCGAAGAACTCTCCGCCCAGGACTCACCCGCTACCTGAAACACGGCCCAGGGCCGGGCGGCCGCGACCCCGGCCTCAGCAGGCCGGGAGTCCGGGTACCGGGGCGTCGTTGTCGCCGCCCTGCACATAGACGACGCTGACGTAGACGTTCGTGTTGCCGCTGTCGTCGTCGGTCTTGGCCCACCAGACGTTGGTCCACTGGCCGGAGGTCTCACGGCGGCCCAGGTTCTCCTGGCAGTAGAAGTAGTTGGTGCCCTGGTTGAGGACGCCGACCTCGGTGCCGGAGGCGGTGTAGGACTTGGCGGTGGTCCAGACGGTGCAGTTGTACTTGCCGCCGCCGATGGAGTGGCAGACCGGGGCCTCCTCGGTCGCGCCGCCGGTCGTCCCGCCCGTCGTGGCCCCGCCCGAGGTGTCCGCGCCCCCGGTACCACCGCCGGTGGTGGTACCGCCGTCCGTGTCCCCCGACGGGGAGGCGGACGCGTCGTCGGTGTCCTTCCCCTCGCCGTCCTTCTCGCTCCCCCCGCTGGGGCCAGGGGAGGTCTTGTCGTCCTTCTCCTTTCCCTTCTCCTCTGTGTCGGAGCCGTCGGAGATGTCGACCGTGCCTCGACTGCGGCCCGGGGAGGGCGTGCCGCTGCTCGCTCCGTCGGCCGAGGACTGGGCGCCCGTCCCCGTGTCGTCGTTCGCGTCGAGCAGCGCGACCGTGACACCCGTGGTGGCGAGCACGACGGTGACGGCCACGGCGGCGAGCAGGGCACGGCCCTTGCGGGGACGGCCACCGCCGGTCGAGGACACGGTCGTGGCGGCGCCCGAGGCGGGTATGGGCGCGGGTACCGGCGGCTGCGGCGGCCCGAATCCGGGGGTCGGGCCGGTAGAGCCGAGCCCAGCACCAGAACCAGCACCCATCCCATCGGTCGTGCCGCCGAGCCCCGCACCCGCCGTCGCCGGTCCGAAGCCCGGCGGCACCGAGGGAACGCTCCGCTCGGTCTCCGCCCTCGGCATGGGTGCCGGGCCGGCGCCCATGCCCGTCGTCGGGGAGTCGAGCGCGCTCCCGGCGGCCACGGCCTCCAGCAGTGCGCGGGCCCGGTCGGCGTCCGGGCGGTGCTCCGGGCGCTTGTCCATCAGCTGCTGGAGGACCGGCCCGAGGGGGCCCGCCCGCCGGGGCTCGGGCAGCGCGTCGCTCACGATCGCGGTGAGCGTGGACCAGGTGGACGTACGCCGGAACGGGGACGAGCCCTCGACGGCCGCGTACAGGGTGGCGCCGAGTGCCCAGACGTCGGAGGCGGGGCCGGGATCGTTGCCCTGGGCGCGCTCGGGGGCCAGATAGTCGAGGGAGCCGACGAGTTCACCGCTGCGGGTGAGGTGGGTCGCGGAGCCGTCGCCCGGGTTCTCCATGGTGGCGATGCCGAAGTCGGTGAGGACGACGCGGCCCGAGCGGTCCAGGAGGATGTTGCCGGGCTTGACGTCACGGTGGAGCACGCCGACACGGTGGGCGGCGGCGAGGGCGCCCATCACCTTGGCACCGATGGCGGCGGCCTCGCGCGGGTCGAGCGGACCCCGGTCGCTCAGGACATCGTCCAGGGACGGCCCGTCCACCAGCTCCATGACGATCAGTGGGCGTCCGTCGACCTCGGCCACG of Streptomyces phaeolivaceus contains these proteins:
- a CDS encoding LacI family DNA-binding transcriptional regulator encodes the protein MPESANGIARRPENRYGNRPTMKDVAARAGVGLKTVSRVVNGEPGVTPDTERRVQEAIEALGFRRNDSARVLRKGSTATIGLVLEDLADPFYGPLSRAVEEVSRAHGSLLINGSSAEDPDREQELALALCARRVDGLVIIPAGDDHRYLEPEIRAGVATVFVDRPAGRIDADAVLSDSFGGARDGVAHLIAHGHRRIGFIGDMPRIHTAAERLRGYRAAMEDAGTDVEDAWMSLGVTDPERVRRAAEDMLSGPAPVTAIFAGNNRVTVTVVRVLAEHPRPVALVGFDDFELADLLRPGITVVAQDPAKLGRTAAERLFQQLDGSLVTPERIELPTRLIARGSGELPPAD
- a CDS encoding IS701 family transposase produces the protein MTVEQVESWSEGVAGLHARFAHRFGRSEPRERALDYLNGLVAPLEKKNGWTLSEQVGQLRPDGVQRLLNHSDWDENAVRDDVRDFVVETIGAKNAVLICDDTGFLKKGTKSAGVQRQYTGTAGRTENCQIGTFLAYASARGRALIDRELYIPVSWTDDRERCRAAGIDDEIPFATKNEHCKWMLQRAVDAGIPFAWVTADEAYGQVKHLRVWLEERRIAHVLATKVNDTVTTADGGDARVDQLVAALPRQAWKRVSGGQGAHGERIYDWARVAIRPYWENGFGHWVLARRSISDPTEIAYYVCYGSVASRLKDLVKVAAARWAVEECFQTAKGECGLDHYQVRLYRAWYRHITLAMAALAYLTAVRAAEAAKGAERTTSKTSYPSASRRSAD
- a CDS encoding MerR family transcriptional regulator; the protein is MHSSFLAPRQVKIGDAAAFAGTTPRAIGHYHEIGLLPEPERGGDDRRRYGYEDLIRLLWIRRMADAGIALDDIRDAFTTGTASAGADSGDGIAGTLERLEETLAEQEAELRRQRTAVRRMRTEGSRMGLLSGFVTERLKSLPEGSLRQADLDSLLVTERIFGALGAAVQATRFVALATHPTLREDSDRIDDAEEALDDSVAVDDPRVVQVAVERHAFESALQTVIEESGLGKDDDALFDAWETLRPATADDEDGEDEDGADLSADRREAGSMSAFEATGKMPYDFSPARLRCMELAEELSAQDSPAT
- a CDS encoding serine/threonine-protein kinase, whose product is MSSGANGQADGVGRVLAGRYRVVEQLGRGGMGVVWRAVDEVLHREVALKELRTYTDAGAPELADLGLRMQREARAAARVRHPGVVAVHDVAEVDGRPLIVMELVDGPSLDDVLSDRGPLDPREAAAIGAKVMGALAAAHRVGVLHRDVKPGNILLDRSGRVVLTDFGIATMENPGDGSATHLTRSGELVGSLDYLAPERAQGNDPGPASDVWALGATLYAAVEGSSPFRRTSTWSTLTAIVSDALPEPRRAGPLGPVLQQLMDKRPEHRPDADRARALLEAVAAGSALDSPTTGMGAGPAPMPRAETERSVPSVPPGFGPATAGAGLGGTTDGMGAGSGAGLGSTGPTPGFGPPQPPVPAPIPASGAATTVSSTGGGRPRKGRALLAAVAVTVVLATTGVTVALLDANDDTGTGAQSSADGASSGTPSPGRSRGTVDISDGSDTEEKGKEKDDKTSPGPSGGSEKDGEGKDTDDASASPSGDTDGGTTTGGGTGGADTSGGATTGGTTGGATEEAPVCHSIGGGKYNCTVWTTAKSYTASGTEVGVLNQGTNYFYCQENLGRRETSGQWTNVWWAKTDDDSGNTNVYVSVVYVQGGDNDAPVPGLPAC